Below is a window of Streptomyces sp. NBC_01429 DNA.
CGCTTGGCCTCGTCCACCAGGCCCTGGAAGCGGCGGTCGTCCAGATCGGGGCTGGGAAGCGTCACGCGCCGTCCTCCTCGTGCTGCGGGATCACATAGAACGGGAATACGAGATTCCGGGGGTCGTTGGAGCCGCGAACCGTGTAGCCGATGTCGATGTAGAGCACCCCGCTGTCCGCCTCGTCGAACCGGACCGTCACCTCGGCCACCTCGATCCGGGGCTCCCACCGATCCAGCGCGAGCCGCACCTCGTAGGCGAGTTGGCCCGCCGTACCCGCGTCCGCCGGGGCGAACACGTACTCGTTGACGGCGCAGCCGAACTCGGGCCGCATCGGCCGCTCGCCGGGCGAGGTCGCCAGGATCAGCCGGATCGACTCCTCCAGCGCGCGTTCCCCGCCGACGAGGGCGATCGATCCGGTGGCGTCCGTGCGGGGCGGAAAGGCCCAGCCCGCGCCGATGAACTGCTCACCCACCGTCCGCTCACCCCCCGATCAGCACGGTCGGGCAGCCGGACACCACGGGCGAGCCGCAGCCGGCCCGGTCACCGACGCGGGCCGCCGGGCTGCCTCCGATGAGGACCGTGGCGCTGCCGGGGCCGGCGATCGCGGACGGCGGGTGTACGGCCGGGGGCGGGACGGCGCACTGGTGCGGGGTGCCGACCGCGGCGGCGGGCCTGCCCCCGATGAGCACTGTCTCCACGCCCTGCGGGCCGACCGTTCCCGGGTGGCCGGTGGGGTCGCCGACGCGTGCGGCTGCCGACATCTGTCCGTACTCCTCTCGACGTCCTTGCGGTACGGGCTAGTTGATCTTGACCAGTGGTGCGTTGATGGAGCAGGTGGTACCGCCTTTGATCT
It encodes the following:
- a CDS encoding GPW/gp25 family protein, giving the protein MGEQFIGAGWAFPPRTDATGSIALVGGERALEESIRLILATSPGERPMRPEFGCAVNEYVFAPADAGTAGQLAYEVRLALDRWEPRIEVAEVTVRFDEADSGVLYIDIGYTVRGSNDPRNLVFPFYVIPQHEEDGA
- a CDS encoding PAAR domain-containing protein; this encodes MSAAARVGDPTGHPGTVGPQGVETVLIGGRPAAAVGTPHQCAVPPPAVHPPSAIAGPGSATVLIGGSPAARVGDRAGCGSPVVSGCPTVLIGG